A stretch of Halanaerobiales bacterium DNA encodes these proteins:
- the selA gene encoding L-seryl-tRNA(Sec) selenium transferase has protein sequence MKQKLLSKIPAVNDLLDTDRVKNFINEFSRQVVLDGIRVVTDEIRNDILNSSDMELKDYDLNKEVIIERVENYLIKWSQPNLAPAINGTGVIVHTNLGRSLLSESAIQSLTEVARNYSTLEIDRKSGERGSRYNNVTGLLQELTGAETAMVVNNNAAAVLLALNTIAEGKEVIIPRGELVEIGGSFRIPDVMERSGAKLVEIGATNKVYLKDYINAITENTGLLLKVHTSNYKVVGFTKGVELKDLVEYAHKHDLPVMDDLGSGILVDLTKDGFNYEPTVQKRVKAGADVVTFSGDKLLGGPQAGIIVGKKKYIDKMKKNPMTRALRVDKFTLASLEATLKEYKNIDKARENIPTLKMLTEDLDNIKKKAEKVYDLIQSSELSNEFRVEVEKDIAKVGGGAFPLEELDTYILKIVSDKYSTADLSYKLRMNYPPIFSRIKDDKLILDFRTIKEADLDYIIEALEEIK, from the coding sequence ATGAAACAGAAATTATTAAGTAAGATTCCTGCTGTAAATGACCTGCTGGATACTGATAGGGTAAAAAATTTTATAAATGAATTTTCCAGACAGGTAGTTTTAGATGGAATTAGAGTGGTTACAGATGAAATCAGAAATGATATTTTAAATAGCTCAGATATGGAGTTGAAAGATTATGATCTAAATAAGGAAGTAATTATTGAAAGAGTTGAAAATTATCTAATAAAGTGGTCTCAGCCTAATCTGGCTCCTGCAATTAATGGAACCGGGGTTATAGTTCATACAAATTTGGGAAGATCATTATTGTCAGAGTCAGCGATTCAATCTTTGACTGAGGTAGCCCGTAATTATTCTACTCTGGAAATAGATAGAAAGAGTGGAGAAAGAGGTTCACGTTATAATAATGTGACAGGATTGCTACAGGAGTTAACAGGAGCAGAAACTGCTATGGTTGTAAATAATAATGCAGCTGCAGTATTGCTAGCTCTTAATACGATTGCTGAGGGAAAAGAAGTAATAATTCCTAGAGGAGAATTAGTAGAAATCGGTGGTTCATTTCGGATCCCTGATGTTATGGAAAGAAGTGGAGCTAAACTTGTTGAAATAGGTGCTACCAATAAAGTTTATTTAAAAGATTATATTAATGCTATAACTGAAAATACTGGTTTATTACTTAAAGTACATACAAGCAATTATAAAGTTGTTGGTTTTACTAAAGGGGTCGAACTGAAAGATCTTGTTGAATATGCACATAAACACGATTTACCTGTAATGGATGATCTGGGTAGTGGTATTTTGGTGGATTTAACTAAGGATGGATTTAATTATGAGCCAACTGTTCAAAAAAGAGTTAAAGCAGGGGCAGATGTTGTTACTTTTAGTGGAGATAAATTACTTGGTGGCCCTCAGGCTGGGATTATTGTCGGTAAGAAAAAATATATTGATAAAATGAAAAAGAATCCGATGACAAGAGCCTTAAGAGTAGATAAATTTACTCTTGCTTCTCTGGAAGCAACTTTAAAAGAATATAAAAATATAGATAAGGCTAGAGAGAATATACCTACTTTGAAAATGCTTACTGAAGATCTTGATAACATAAAGAAGAAAGCTGAGAAAGTATATGATTTAATCCAAAGTAGTGAATTGAGTAATGAGTTTAGGGTTGAAGTGGAAAAAGATATAGCTAAAGTAGGTGGAGGCGCTTTTCCCTTAGAAGAATTAGACACATATATTTTAAAAATAGTTTCTGATAAGTATTCTACCGCAGATTTGAGTTATAAACTGAGAATGAATTATCCACCAATATTTAGTAGAATTAAAGATGACAAATTGATATTAGATTTTAGAACAATTAAAGAAGCTGATTTAGATTATATTATTGAGGCTTTAGAAGAAATAAAATAG